In Oryza sativa Japonica Group chromosome 3, ASM3414082v1, one DNA window encodes the following:
- the LOC4333545 gene encoding cationic amino acid transporter 1 gives MAVGDGGGGGVRRRGCGCSKEDFFPEESFSSWEAYGRALRSTGARLADRLTARSLDATELHEVRARSGADMKRDLTWWDLAWFGVGAVIGAGIFVLTGQEARNAVGPAVVISYVVSGVSAMLSVFCYTEFAVEIPVAGGSFAYLRVELGDFMAFVAAGNILLEYCIGGAAVARAWTSYFATLLNHHPNDFRIHAASLAADYSRLDPIAVAVIAIICLLSVLSTKASSRFNYVLSVLHVAVIAFIIVAGLTKADAANLTRDFMPYGPRGVFAASAVLFFAYIGFDAVSTMAEETRDPARDIPVGLVGAMALTTALYCALAVTLCLMVPYGEIDPDAPFSVAFADRGMGWAKYVVAFGALKGMTTVLLVSAVGQARYLTHIARTHMMPPWLARVHPGTGTPVNATVAMLLATAVIAFFTDLNVLSNLLSISTLFIFMLVAVALLVRRYYVSGETSRADRNRLAACIAAILASSVATATCWGLDRGGWVPYAVTVPAWLAATASLWALVPQARAPKLWGVPMVPWLPSASIAINVFLLGSIDSKSFMRFGIWTAALLVYYLFVGLHASYDTAKALAADAVAGKVEDGDAKTSAPPM, from the exons ATGGcggtcggcgatggcggcggcggcggagtgagGCGGCGAGGGTGCGGGTGCAGCAAGGAGGACTTCTTCCCGGAGGAGTCGTTCTCGAGCTGGGAGGCGTACGGGCGGGCGCTGCGGAGCACGGGAGCGCGGCTGGCCGACCGGCTGACGGCGAGGTCGCTGGACGCGACGGAGCTGCACGAGGTGCGGGCCCGGAGCGGCGCCGACATGAAGCGCGACCTCACGTGGTGGGACCTGGCGTGGttcggcgtcggcgccgtcaTCGGCGCCGGGATCTTCGTGCTCACCGGCCAGGAGGCCCGGAACGCCGTCGGCCCCGCCGTCGTCATCTCCTACGTCGTCTCCGGCGTCTCCGCCATGCTCTCCGTCTTCTGCTACACCGAGTTCGCCGTCGAGATCCCCGTCGCAG GCGGGTCGTTCGCGTACCTCCGGGTGGAGCTGGGCGACTTCATGGCGTTCGTGGCGGCGGGCAACATCCTCCTCGAGTACTgcatcggcggcgcggcggtggcgcgcgcgtGGACCTCCTACTTCGCCACCCTCCTCAACCACCACCCCAACGACTTCCGCATccacgccgcctccctcgccgccgactaCTCCCGCCTCGaccccatcgccgtcgccgtcatcgcCATCATCTGCCTCCTCTCCGTCCTCAGCACCAAGGCCTCCTCCCGCTTCAACTACGTCCTCTCCGTCCTCCACGTCGCCGTCATCGCCTTCATCATCGTCGCGGGCCTCACCAAGGCCGACGCCGCCAACCTCACCCGCGACTTCATGCCCTACGGCCCCCGCGGCGTCTTCGCCGCCTCGGCGGTGCTCTTCTTCGCCTACATCGGCTTCGACGCCGTCAGCACCATGGCCGAGGAGACCAGGGACCCCGCCCGCGACATCCCCGTGGGCCTCGTCGGCGCCATGGCGCTCACCACCGCGCTCTACTGCGCCctcgccgtcaccctctgcctcATGGTGCCGTACGGGGAGATCGACCCGGACGCGCCCTTCTCAGTCGCGTTCGCCGACCGTGGCATGGGCTGGGCCAAGTACGTCGTCGCGTTCGGCGCGCTCAAGGGGATGACCACCGTGCTGCTCGTCAGCGCCGTCGGCCAGGCGCGCTACCTCACCCACATCGCCCGCACGCACATGATGCCGCCGTGGCTGGCGCGGGTGCACCCGGGGACGGGGACGCCGGTGAACGCCACGGTGGCCAtgctcctcgccaccgccgtcatcgccttcttcaccgacctcaacgtCCTCTCCAACCTCCTCTCCATCTCCACGCTCTTCATCTTcatgctcgtcgccgtcgcgctcctCGTCCGCCGCTACTACGTGTCCGGGGAGACGTCGCGCGCCGACCGCAACAGGCTGGCCGCGTGCATCGCCGCCAtcctggcgtcgtcggtggcgacggcgacgtgctGGGGGCTGGACCGGGGAGGGTGGGTGCCGTACGCGGTGACGGTGCCGGCGTggctggcggcgacggcgagcctgTGGGCGCTGGTGCCGCAGGCGAGGGCGCCGAAGCTGTGGGGGGTGCCCATGGTGCCGTGGCTGCCGTCGGCGTCCATCGCCATCAACGTCTTCCTGCTGGGCTCCATCGACTCCAAGTCGTTCATGCGGTTCGGGATATGGACGGCGGCGCTGCTCGTCTACTACCTCTTCGTCGGCCTGCACGCGTCCTACGACACGGCCaaggcgctcgccgccgacgccgtcgccggcaaggtggaggacggcgacgccaAGACCAGCGCGCCGCCCATGTAA